A genomic window from Cloacibacillus evryensis DSM 19522 includes:
- a CDS encoding M20 family metallo-hydrolase, which produces MQINIERLMRTFNQVGNIGGGENGVTRLPNSPAYKEAAVVLAGLMEEAGMTAHIDSVGNVIGCLPGKDASLKHIAMGSHLDTVADAGLYDGNLGIHAALECVNAMRDAGYRPNRSIEVIGFNFEEGSELGGTFGSRAMMGCGDALLPEVKRYFDKFGLDERKVSDAKIDAGRLFAFFELHPEQGSRLEKQGLPIGVVDSIIGIERYVVTVNGEYNAAGTTPMSMRKDSLFAAARLICEIERLSGELTDPFVATVGRIEAFPGLLNVIPGKTELYLEIRDIRAENMRGFMDRLNDFIAAEKDFKITVEQIIDKPPLALDAGLVSMLEDLCRERGISSVTLPSFAGHDAKVMAAYVPAVMIFVPSAGGISHNKLEYTDPADIKTGTELLLEAVLKLDAAPESGACAL; this is translated from the coding sequence ATGCAGATCAACATTGAGCGTCTCATGCGCACTTTCAATCAGGTGGGAAATATCGGCGGCGGGGAAAACGGCGTTACGCGCCTGCCGAACAGCCCCGCTTATAAGGAGGCCGCCGTGGTTTTGGCCGGACTGATGGAGGAGGCCGGAATGACGGCACACATCGACTCGGTCGGAAACGTCATCGGCTGCCTGCCCGGAAAGGACGCTTCTCTTAAACATATCGCGATGGGGTCGCACCTTGACACAGTCGCGGACGCGGGGCTCTATGACGGCAATCTCGGCATCCACGCGGCGCTGGAGTGTGTGAACGCGATGCGCGACGCGGGGTATAGGCCAAATCGTTCGATCGAGGTGATCGGGTTCAACTTTGAGGAGGGCAGCGAACTGGGCGGGACCTTCGGCAGCCGCGCGATGATGGGCTGCGGCGACGCCCTTCTGCCGGAGGTGAAACGCTATTTTGATAAATTCGGTCTGGACGAGCGGAAAGTTTCCGACGCGAAGATAGACGCCGGCCGGCTCTTCGCCTTTTTCGAGCTGCACCCCGAGCAGGGGAGCCGGCTTGAAAAGCAGGGGCTGCCGATAGGGGTCGTAGACAGCATCATCGGCATCGAAAGGTATGTTGTCACCGTCAACGGCGAATATAACGCGGCGGGAACGACGCCGATGTCCATGAGGAAGGATTCTCTCTTCGCCGCGGCGCGCCTGATCTGCGAGATTGAGAGGCTTTCCGGAGAGCTGACGGACCCTTTCGTGGCCACCGTCGGCCGTATCGAGGCTTTTCCGGGGCTGCTCAACGTGATCCCCGGCAAAACGGAGCTCTATCTTGAGATACGCGACATCAGGGCGGAAAATATGCGCGGCTTCATGGATCGGCTCAATGACTTTATCGCGGCGGAAAAAGACTTTAAAATCACGGTGGAACAGATCATCGATAAACCGCCTCTCGCCCTTGACGCCGGGCTCGTCTCCATGCTGGAGGATCTTTGCCGCGAGCGCGGCATATCCTCCGTCACCCTGCCGAGCTTCGCGGGGCACGACGCAAAGGTGATGGCCGCCTACGTCCCCGCAGTGATGATCTTCGTCCCCAGCGCCGGAGGCATAAGCCACAACAAGCTGGAATACACCGACCCCGCCGACATCAAGACCGGCACGGAATTGCTGCTCGAGGCGGTGCTTAAGCTCGACGCGGCCCCGGAAAGCGGAGCGTGCGCGTTATGA
- the recD2 gene encoding SF1B family DNA helicase RecD2, producing the protein MADKEDNQIVSPVLMIELKGQVERITYHNAENGYTVLRLSVRDHAELITAVGLMAEPAQGEMLTLSGRWEENAKYGMQFHIYKCESTLPATVTGIEKFLGSGLIRGIGPAMAKKIVDKFGEETIRVLDDEPARLAEIKGISENKAEAIAESWREQREIREVMVFLQSYGVGTGYAMRIFRQYGSGTVAVLKDNPYRMAIDIPGIGFTIADRIAQKLGISADSPMRVRAGVQHVLNQLIAEGHVYAPSELLAAHSAQTLQVTLDMAREGIEQARLAGEIIVERFADREGKEQEAVYLPAFHYAEVSSARNLRLLINEPYNSQCVDCDRTLPWLEREMGITLAQAQREAIITAVNSKVMVITGGPGTGKTTIIRAVLRMREEGGFRVMLAAPTGRAAKRMTEATGHEAKTIHRLLEYVGSPGTGGSFMRSETNALECDLLIVDEASMIDQILFHHLLKAVPRGASLIFVGDANQLPSVSPGNVLKDLIESGVCPVVMLREIFRQGRESRIIVNAHRVNDGEMPILPEDQSLELSDFYFIEPRVDREGLGEDEYKKLFENKVLQTIKKLVAENIPNRFNFDPVSDIQVLAPMHNGNVGTKRLNLELQKILNTGKGASVQRLERVFKEGDKVMQIKNNYDKDVYNGDIGTITKVDGDESRVTVKMDTGSVSYEFAELEELVHAYAVSIHKSQGSEYPAVVIPLLTQHYVMLQRNLLYTAITRGKRLVVIVGAKKALRIAVENDRTRTRYTRLAQRLSGPEPPSEIPGELSPDEDELERMFEERQKKETLR; encoded by the coding sequence TTGGCGGATAAAGAAGATAACCAGATCGTCTCGCCGGTCCTGATGATCGAGCTCAAAGGACAGGTCGAGCGCATAACCTACCACAACGCGGAGAACGGTTACACCGTTCTCCGCCTGAGCGTGCGCGACCATGCCGAGCTCATCACCGCGGTCGGCCTCATGGCGGAACCGGCTCAGGGCGAGATGCTCACCCTCTCCGGGCGTTGGGAGGAGAACGCGAAGTACGGCATGCAGTTCCACATCTACAAGTGTGAATCGACCCTGCCGGCGACGGTGACGGGGATAGAGAAATTTCTCGGCTCCGGCCTCATTCGCGGCATCGGCCCCGCGATGGCTAAGAAGATAGTCGATAAGTTCGGCGAAGAGACGATCCGCGTCCTCGACGACGAACCGGCGCGCCTCGCGGAGATAAAGGGCATCAGCGAAAACAAGGCGGAGGCCATCGCGGAATCATGGCGCGAACAGCGTGAGATACGCGAGGTGATGGTATTCCTCCAGAGTTACGGCGTCGGTACTGGCTACGCGATGCGGATATTCCGCCAGTATGGTTCCGGCACGGTGGCTGTGCTCAAAGATAACCCCTACCGGATGGCGATCGACATCCCCGGCATCGGTTTCACGATCGCCGACCGGATCGCGCAGAAGCTCGGCATCTCCGCCGACTCGCCGATGCGCGTGCGGGCCGGCGTCCAGCACGTCCTGAACCAGCTGATCGCCGAGGGACATGTCTATGCTCCCTCGGAGCTGCTTGCCGCCCATTCGGCACAGACCCTGCAAGTCACCCTCGACATGGCGCGCGAGGGGATAGAGCAGGCTCGGCTCGCGGGGGAGATCATCGTCGAGAGGTTTGCCGACCGCGAGGGCAAAGAGCAGGAGGCCGTCTACCTTCCCGCCTTCCACTATGCCGAGGTGAGCTCCGCGAGGAACCTGCGGCTCCTGATAAACGAACCCTACAACAGCCAGTGCGTCGATTGTGACAGGACGCTGCCCTGGCTCGAGCGCGAGATGGGCATTACGCTCGCCCAGGCGCAGCGCGAGGCGATCATCACCGCCGTAAACTCCAAAGTGATGGTGATAACGGGCGGTCCCGGCACGGGAAAGACGACGATCATCCGCGCCGTGCTCCGTATGCGCGAGGAGGGCGGCTTTCGCGTCATGCTCGCCGCGCCGACGGGACGCGCCGCGAAGCGCATGACCGAGGCCACGGGGCACGAAGCGAAGACGATCCACCGCCTGCTCGAATACGTCGGAAGCCCGGGAACGGGCGGCTCCTTCATGCGCAGCGAGACCAACGCCCTCGAATGCGACCTTCTCATCGTCGACGAGGCATCGATGATAGACCAGATACTCTTCCACCATCTGCTCAAAGCGGTGCCGCGCGGCGCTTCGCTGATATTCGTCGGCGACGCCAACCAGCTGCCCTCCGTCTCTCCCGGCAACGTCCTCAAAGACCTGATAGAGTCCGGCGTCTGTCCCGTGGTCATGCTGCGGGAAATATTCCGTCAGGGACGCGAGAGCCGCATAATCGTCAACGCCCACCGCGTCAACGACGGCGAAATGCCGATACTGCCGGAAGACCAGAGCCTGGAACTGTCGGATTTCTATTTCATCGAACCGCGCGTCGATCGCGAGGGTCTAGGCGAGGACGAATATAAAAAACTTTTTGAGAATAAAGTGCTTCAGACGATAAAAAAACTTGTCGCCGAAAACATCCCGAACCGCTTCAACTTTGACCCCGTGAGCGACATCCAGGTGCTTGCGCCGATGCACAACGGCAACGTCGGCACCAAGCGGCTCAACCTTGAGCTGCAGAAGATACTCAACACCGGCAAGGGCGCCTCCGTACAGCGGCTCGAACGTGTCTTCAAAGAGGGCGACAAAGTTATGCAGATAAAGAACAACTACGACAAAGACGTCTACAACGGCGATATCGGCACGATAACCAAGGTCGACGGCGACGAGTCGCGCGTCACCGTAAAGATGGACACCGGGTCCGTCAGCTATGAGTTCGCCGAACTGGAGGAGCTTGTCCACGCCTATGCGGTTTCCATCCACAAGTCGCAGGGTTCCGAATATCCCGCCGTCGTCATCCCGCTGCTGACGCAGCACTACGTGATGCTCCAGCGAAACCTGCTCTACACGGCGATCACGCGCGGCAAAAGGCTGGTCGTCATCGTCGGCGCGAAAAAAGCGCTGCGAATAGCCGTGGAAAACGACCGCACGCGCACAAGATACACCAGGCTCGCGCAGCGCCTCAGCGGCCCGGAACCGCCTTCCGAGATACCGGGAGAGCTGTCGCCCGACGAGGACGAACTCGAACGGATGTTTGAGGAGCGGCAGAAAAAAGAGACTTTACGATAA
- a CDS encoding IclR family transcriptional regulator, with the protein MKEDLQYINSIMRAINILEIMAEEGLSMGITDISKRLDLHKSTTFNIVKTLEKCGWLVQNKQTNLYHIGFGPLKVAASALQNNNERDAILHEMETIAQTINEDVVLSAVSSGVGLCIEKCVSNNALVTSSKPGSTVPLHRGATGKILLAFQSEKFIDAVYQDNQDDIPVSRQQFEESLRKIKAQRYSFTSAEFDDGVSAIAVPVMDAGGAFLYGLSVAGPIARIEEKGVSDIVCQLTQAARRITDHIRILSIKL; encoded by the coding sequence ATGAAAGAAGACTTGCAATACATAAATTCAATAATGCGCGCGATCAACATTCTGGAAATTATGGCCGAAGAGGGCCTCAGTATGGGGATCACCGATATCAGCAAACGGCTGGACCTGCACAAATCCACAACGTTCAATATCGTCAAGACTCTGGAGAAGTGCGGCTGGCTTGTCCAAAACAAGCAGACCAACCTTTACCACATTGGTTTTGGCCCGCTGAAGGTCGCGGCCTCCGCCCTACAAAACAACAACGAGCGCGACGCCATCCTCCACGAAATGGAAACGATCGCGCAGACGATCAACGAGGACGTCGTCTTGAGCGCCGTCTCCAGCGGCGTCGGCCTGTGTATTGAAAAATGTGTCTCCAATAACGCGCTGGTAACCAGCTCAAAGCCGGGAAGCACCGTCCCCCTCCACCGCGGAGCAACGGGAAAAATACTGCTGGCCTTCCAATCAGAAAAATTTATCGACGCGGTATATCAGGACAATCAGGATGACATCCCGGTCTCACGCCAGCAATTTGAAGAATCACTGCGCAAGATCAAGGCGCAGCGGTACTCCTTCACCTCCGCAGAATTCGACGACGGCGTCAGCGCCATCGCCGTACCCGTGATGGACGCCGGCGGCGCGTTCCTCTATGGCCTCTCCGTCGCCGGACCGATCGCGCGCATTGAGGAAAAGGGCGTTTCGGATATCGTCTGCCAGTTGACGCAGGCAGCGCGGCGCATCACCGACCATATCAGGATACTTTCCATAAAATTATGA
- a CDS encoding NAD-dependent epimerase/dehydratase family protein: protein MKVLVTGSGGFIGYNMCLDLLRRGHSVVAAYRSSMPDDLARAAREYGGRLEPVKGDLLDPATYERLAPLGIEGVVHSAVITCPNISERDAYVYMVRNNIDSTVNLVEFCMKHEIMNFVYVSSSGVYGSLYGAGATVSEEAPLDLYSTYTVTKRSCELIVARFGAITGARAVSARISSPYGDFERVTNSRANMSPPYMMVHAALDKRRLVIHGPDLGRDWTYVDDIINGIYLLLTVPREQLRHTEYNVSCGEPGTNRDIAQAVLAAEPDFSYIFCKDTEEADMVLFPPITRGAMDIGRLKADTGFQPRFSLKEGIAKYCAHQKRQNERAGDGANG from the coding sequence ATGAAGGTCCTTGTGACAGGAAGCGGCGGATTCATCGGCTACAATATGTGCCTCGACCTGCTCAGGAGGGGACACAGCGTAGTGGCCGCCTACCGCAGCAGCATGCCCGACGACCTCGCCCGGGCGGCGCGGGAGTATGGCGGACGGCTGGAACCGGTCAAGGGCGACCTGCTGGACCCCGCCACATATGAGCGGCTGGCTCCGCTCGGGATCGAGGGCGTCGTCCACTCGGCCGTGATCACCTGCCCGAACATTTCCGAGCGGGACGCCTATGTCTATATGGTGCGCAATAACATCGACAGTACGGTCAACCTAGTTGAATTTTGTATGAAGCATGAGATCATGAATTTCGTGTATGTCAGCTCATCCGGCGTTTACGGGTCGCTTTACGGAGCGGGCGCGACCGTTTCGGAGGAGGCCCCTCTAGACCTCTACAGCACCTATACCGTCACCAAACGCAGCTGTGAACTGATCGTGGCGCGCTTCGGCGCGATAACCGGCGCGCGCGCCGTTTCAGCGAGGATATCTTCTCCCTACGGGGATTTCGAGCGTGTTACCAACTCCCGCGCGAACATGAGCCCGCCCTACATGATGGTCCACGCGGCGCTGGATAAGCGCAGGCTCGTCATTCACGGCCCCGACCTCGGGCGTGACTGGACCTACGTCGACGACATCATAAACGGCATATATCTGCTGCTGACCGTGCCGCGCGAACAGCTCCGCCATACCGAATATAACGTCTCCTGCGGCGAGCCGGGTACAAACAGAGACATCGCCCAGGCCGTGCTGGCCGCGGAACCCGATTTTTCATATATTTTCTGCAAGGATACGGAAGAGGCGGATATGGTGCTCTTCCCGCCGATAACGCGCGGCGCTATGGATATCGGCAGGCTAAAAGCCGATACCGGTTTTCAGCCCCGCTTTTCCCTGAAAGAGGGCATCGCGAAATACTGCGCGCATCAGAAGAGGCAGAACGAACGTGCGGGGGACGGCGCAAATGGCTAG
- a CDS encoding amidohydrolase: MAESIRTDSIALINSVIYPMAYPGRAQAIFARGGVIETLGTDKEILAKCDTRTVVLDMKGRYILPGFTDTHNHLLAAGRSIETLDLGDARSIDEMIGKGRHFLAENDISPDGWFFARGWDQNHMAENRFPNRFDLDLISTDIPLFFERSCGHIAALNSRALEILKIGPGFRISGGVINTDEKGEPNGVVSEAAVNWVRMNIPEHSTETLRHWYGLATEKMIRCGITSVQTDDLEMVGRAQGVFDLYESMEADEKMPLRVAQQWHLRDEEELAAFIENGNNKRSGRYFHSGPLKIHVDGTLGARTAALREEYSDDPGNRGVYAHSQGELNRLVQRAQEAGMQVAFYAIGDGAIERCLNAVETAKSAANNGIAHRIVHCQVGGADLYSRMASLGVMADIQPAFVTSDWPIVISRLDTERARWSYAWKSLINSGIPVGAGSDAPTEPLNPFVGIRAAILRQDLNNEPEHGWMPSQCLDRVEAFSMYTSGGAKICGELSWRGTLEPGKAADMVAFMEDPFIVSENELLDITTGLTVVDGKIRYIK; this comes from the coding sequence ATGGCAGAGAGCATCAGAACAGACTCCATAGCGTTGATAAACAGCGTGATATACCCGATGGCCTATCCCGGGCGCGCGCAGGCGATCTTCGCGCGTGGCGGCGTCATCGAGACGCTGGGGACCGATAAAGAGATACTTGCGAAATGCGACACCAGAACGGTGGTCCTTGATATGAAGGGACGCTATATCCTTCCGGGCTTCACTGACACGCACAATCACCTCCTCGCGGCGGGGCGCAGCATCGAGACCCTCGACCTCGGCGACGCGCGCTCGATAGACGAGATGATCGGCAAGGGACGCCACTTCCTCGCCGAGAACGACATTTCACCCGACGGCTGGTTCTTTGCGCGCGGCTGGGATCAAAACCACATGGCGGAGAACCGTTTCCCGAACAGGTTCGACCTGGACCTGATATCGACGGATATCCCTCTCTTTTTCGAGCGTTCCTGCGGCCATATCGCCGCCCTCAACAGCAGGGCGCTTGAGATATTGAAGATCGGCCCCGGCTTCCGCATTTCGGGAGGCGTCATCAACACGGACGAAAAGGGCGAGCCGAACGGAGTCGTCAGCGAGGCCGCCGTCAACTGGGTGCGCATGAACATCCCCGAACATTCGACGGAGACGCTGCGGCACTGGTACGGCCTTGCCACGGAAAAGATGATACGCTGCGGCATTACCTCCGTGCAGACCGACGACCTTGAAATGGTGGGGCGCGCGCAGGGGGTCTTCGATCTCTACGAGTCGATGGAGGCCGACGAAAAAATGCCGCTGCGCGTCGCGCAGCAGTGGCACCTGCGTGACGAGGAGGAGCTGGCGGCCTTCATCGAAAACGGAAATAACAAGAGGAGCGGCCGCTATTTTCATTCCGGCCCGCTTAAAATACATGTCGACGGCACCCTCGGGGCGCGCACCGCGGCGCTGCGCGAGGAATATTCCGACGATCCCGGCAACCGCGGCGTCTACGCGCACTCGCAGGGAGAACTCAACAGGCTCGTACAGCGGGCGCAGGAGGCGGGGATGCAGGTCGCCTTTTACGCGATCGGCGACGGCGCGATCGAACGCTGCCTCAACGCGGTGGAGACCGCGAAGAGCGCCGCGAACAACGGCATCGCTCACCGGATAGTACACTGTCAGGTCGGCGGCGCGGACCTCTATTCGCGTATGGCCTCGCTTGGAGTGATGGCCGATATCCAGCCCGCATTCGTCACCTCCGACTGGCCGATCGTCATTTCGCGCCTGGATACGGAGCGCGCGCGCTGGAGCTACGCCTGGAAATCCCTGATAAACTCCGGCATCCCCGTGGGAGCCGGCTCAGACGCGCCGACCGAGCCGCTCAACCCCTTTGTCGGCATCCGCGCCGCGATCCTGCGGCAGGACCTCAACAACGAGCCTGAGCACGGCTGGATGCCCTCGCAGTGTCTAGACCGCGTGGAGGCGTTTTCCATGTACACCAGCGGCGGCGCTAAGATCTGCGGCGAGCTTTCATGGCGCGGCACCCTCGAACCCGGCAAGGCGGCCGACATGGTGGCCTTCATGGAGGATCCCTTCATCGTCTCGGAAAACGAACTGCTTGACATCACGACGGGACTGACCGTCGTCGACGGAAAGATAAGATACATAAAATAG
- a CDS encoding sodium:solute symporter family protein — translation MFAYAAIIGSFLLLMIVLGLYVSRRVDSADDWAVAGRSLGVVVSTGTYFATIVSSVSVIGYTGYYYELGWGGFFNWTGAVISSSLLALWFAGRIRRYGKVTLADYFEERFGRTNGLICAVIVMGSAFVLLCAQLVGMGAMLNTLFGFNPVISVLVLSVVFIIFTVVGGMIAVAYTDTLASFIIIIGLYIMMFIMLGKVGGFGALHATLAETNPKFLDPFSGGDMKWPLIISWGIVNGVGNIGAAQYVTRFYSSKDENTARTCQGITPVIMLLAFIPLMLIALSASILIPGIKSANVVMPTILLTQMPVFAGGVVASALLMASISTADSVLLLAGTTASRDIYQKYINKNAGSDELLKISRWATLGIGVAAMGASLFMSASVLWIQTNMQNVICSTLALPVIAGFVCKRVNSTGTLVGMIGGGLTAMVWFAIKQPFGVMPSVPGLAVCAVLMFAVSYATKAPSAETVETFFGEGQFDEEDEKEIKRILDCRSING, via the coding sequence ATGTTTGCATATGCTGCAATTATTGGCTCATTTTTACTGCTCATGATCGTGTTGGGGCTTTATGTTTCCAGAAGGGTCGACAGCGCCGACGACTGGGCCGTCGCCGGACGCAGCCTCGGCGTAGTCGTAAGCACAGGTACCTATTTTGCCACGATCGTGAGTTCTGTCTCTGTTATCGGCTACACCGGCTACTATTATGAGCTTGGCTGGGGAGGTTTCTTCAACTGGACCGGAGCCGTCATCAGCTCGAGCCTTTTGGCGCTCTGGTTCGCCGGCCGCATCCGGCGCTACGGAAAGGTGACGCTGGCGGACTATTTTGAGGAACGCTTCGGCCGGACCAACGGCCTTATCTGCGCCGTCATCGTAATGGGCTCGGCATTTGTTCTGCTCTGCGCCCAGCTTGTCGGTATGGGGGCCATGCTCAACACACTCTTTGGATTCAACCCCGTCATCTCCGTCCTGGTGCTCAGCGTAGTGTTCATTATCTTCACCGTCGTCGGCGGCATGATCGCCGTCGCCTATACCGACACGCTGGCCAGCTTCATCATAATCATCGGGCTCTACATTATGATGTTTATCATGCTCGGCAAGGTCGGCGGCTTCGGCGCGCTGCACGCGACGCTGGCCGAGACCAATCCCAAATTCCTGGACCCTTTTTCCGGCGGCGATATGAAATGGCCGCTGATCATCTCGTGGGGGATCGTCAACGGCGTCGGCAACATCGGCGCGGCCCAGTATGTGACGCGCTTTTATTCCAGCAAGGATGAAAACACCGCGCGCACCTGCCAGGGAATCACGCCGGTCATCATGCTGCTGGCCTTCATTCCGCTGATGCTCATCGCGCTCAGCGCGAGTATTTTAATCCCCGGAATCAAAAGCGCGAACGTAGTGATGCCCACCATCCTCCTGACCCAAATGCCGGTATTCGCAGGAGGAGTGGTCGCATCGGCTCTGCTGATGGCCTCCATCTCCACCGCCGACTCGGTGCTGCTGCTGGCGGGTACCACGGCGTCAAGGGATATATATCAAAAGTATATCAACAAAAACGCCGGCTCCGATGAACTGCTCAAGATATCGCGCTGGGCAACTCTGGGCATCGGCGTGGCGGCGATGGGAGCCTCTCTCTTCATGAGCGCTTCGGTGCTGTGGATCCAGACCAATATGCAGAACGTCATCTGCTCGACGCTGGCGCTGCCCGTTATCGCCGGCTTCGTCTGCAAACGCGTCAACTCTACCGGCACGCTGGTAGGAATGATCGGCGGCGGCCTTACGGCGATGGTCTGGTTTGCGATCAAACAGCCGTTCGGCGTGATGCCCTCGGTTCCGGGACTCGCGGTCTGCGCCGTTCTGATGTTTGCGGTCAGCTATGCCACGAAGGCTCCGAGCGCCGAAACGGTTGAAACGTTCTTCGGCGAAGGCCAGTTTGACGAGGAAGATGAAAAAGAGATCAAGCGGATACTGGATTGCCGTTCTATAAACGGTTAA
- a CDS encoding leucyl aminopeptidase, with the protein MVVKKQDEDFNAESLQAIGIILQQGDPESLSLDPLRGEMRDFCRRIVVGEKFKAESGSLLVIPLADKNVRCVVLAGTGSESESTTDAVREAAFRVTRAAASKGLSSLSLTMARPQDERRARAAAEGAVLAGYRFSKYIEKDEKDRFAAPETVVIVDGNEKGIAEGGIMAEAQCWTRDIANEPGNVINPVALAAKAAALADELGLSCEIWDEDRIQRENMGAYYAVARGSANPPRFIHLAYEPKAAAKGHIVLVGKGLTFDSGGLDIKPADFMTTMKGDKSGACAVLGALRAAAKLELPWKVSVIIAAAENMPGGAAYRPDDILRARSGKTIEINNTDAEGRLTLADALAYASELKPDMIVDIATLTGACAVALGTTTAGLFTNNDDLGEKILKAGEMSGERFWKLPMNDPNLRKQIKSPCADLVNSGGRYGGAITAAMFLEAFVGKDIPWAHLDIAAADFVKTPYSYYVKGASGFGARTLAELVREL; encoded by the coding sequence ATGGTAGTTAAGAAACAGGACGAAGATTTCAACGCCGAGTCGCTTCAGGCGATCGGCATTATTTTGCAGCAGGGCGATCCCGAATCGCTTTCACTTGATCCGCTTCGCGGCGAAATGCGCGATTTCTGCCGCCGGATAGTCGTCGGCGAGAAATTTAAGGCGGAGTCCGGCTCCTTGCTCGTCATCCCGCTCGCGGATAAAAACGTCCGCTGCGTCGTCCTCGCTGGGACCGGTTCGGAGAGCGAGAGCACGACGGACGCGGTGCGCGAGGCGGCCTTTCGCGTAACGCGCGCGGCGGCCTCGAAGGGACTCTCGTCTCTTTCTCTGACGATGGCGCGCCCGCAGGACGAGAGACGCGCGCGCGCGGCGGCCGAGGGCGCGGTGCTCGCGGGTTATCGTTTCAGCAAATACATTGAAAAAGATGAAAAGGACAGATTCGCGGCTCCTGAGACGGTCGTGATCGTCGACGGAAACGAAAAGGGGATAGCCGAAGGCGGGATAATGGCGGAGGCCCAGTGCTGGACGCGTGACATCGCGAACGAGCCCGGCAACGTGATAAACCCGGTCGCGCTCGCGGCGAAGGCCGCGGCGCTCGCCGACGAGCTCGGCCTTTCCTGCGAGATATGGGACGAGGACCGCATCCAGCGGGAAAATATGGGCGCTTACTACGCGGTGGCGCGCGGTTCGGCGAACCCGCCGCGTTTCATACACCTCGCATACGAACCGAAGGCCGCGGCGAAGGGGCACATCGTACTCGTCGGCAAAGGCCTTACCTTCGACAGCGGCGGCCTCGATATAAAACCGGCCGATTTTATGACGACGATGAAGGGCGACAAAAGCGGCGCCTGCGCGGTGCTCGGCGCGCTGCGCGCGGCGGCGAAGCTCGAGCTGCCCTGGAAGGTCAGCGTCATTATCGCGGCGGCGGAAAACATGCCGGGCGGCGCGGCCTACAGGCCAGATGACATCCTGCGCGCGCGCAGCGGCAAGACGATAGAGATAAACAACACCGACGCCGAGGGGAGGCTTACGCTCGCCGACGCGCTCGCCTACGCCTCCGAGCTCAAACCGGATATGATCGTGGATATCGCCACGCTCACCGGAGCCTGCGCCGTGGCGTTGGGTACGACGACCGCCGGCCTCTTCACGAACAACGACGATCTGGGCGAAAAGATCCTCAAGGCGGGGGAAATGAGCGGCGAACGCTTCTGGAAGCTGCCGATGAACGACCCGAACCTCCGCAAGCAGATCAAGTCGCCCTGCGCAGACCTCGTCAACAGCGGCGGCCGCTACGGCGGCGCGATCACGGCGGCGATGTTCCTTGAGGCTTTTGTCGGCAAGGATATTCCCTGGGCGCATCTGGACATCGCGGCGGCGGATTTTGTGAAGACTCCTTACAGTTACTACGTAAAAGGCGCCTCTGGCTTCGGAGCGCGCACGCTCGCGGAGCTTGTCAGAGAGCTGTAA